The Hymenobacter monticola genomic interval GGTAACCGGCGCGTCGGCCGGAATAGGCAAAGAATTCGTCAAGGTTTTACTGGCCGATGGCCATACCGTGTACGGGGCCGCCCGCCGAGTGGAGAATATGATGGATATCCAGCAGCTGGGAGCCAAGGTCTTACCACTGGATGTGACCAACGACGAGTCGATGGTGCAGACCGTGCAGACGGTTTTGACGGAACAGGGTCGCATCGACGTGCTTATCAACAGCGCGGGCTTCGGACTGAATGCGGCCTTTGAGGACGTCTCGATGGCCGACGCGCGGTATCAGTTTGAGGTCAACGTTTTCGGCCTGGCGCGCCTCTCGCAGCTCGTGCTCCCGGCCATGCGGCAGCAGCAGGCAGGAAAGATTATCAACATTTCCTCCATTGCGGGGCGCATGCCGTCGCCCTTTGCGGCCTGGTACCATGCCTCTAAACATGCGGTGGAGGCCATTAGCGACAGCATGCGCATAGAGCTGCAACCGTTCGGTATTCAGGTGGTCCTTATCGAGCCGGGTTCGGTTAAATCAGAATGGGGAGGCATTGCCATAGATAATGCGCTGAAGCATTCCGGCAACGGCCCGTACCAGGACATGGTGCGGGGGTACGTGGCCACCGTCCGGGACATGGACGCCAGGGCGTCGGAACCGGCGGTTATTGCCCGATTGGTGAAAAAAGCCATTGATTCGCGACGGCCCCGGATACGCTACGTGGGCGGCTTCATGGCCAAACCCTTGCTGCTGATTCATAAACTTTTGCCCGCCCGGCTGTTCGATGCCCTGTTAGCGAGTCAGATTAAGCCGAAGAAGCCCTAGCCGTTTACGCCGCCCATGAAGGCCACTCCCCTCCCCATTCGCTCGCTCAGCGACTTGTTCCGGCTCCTGGACCTGGGCAAGCCCCAGCACCCGCTCATTGCGCTGCTGAAACACCAGGCGCTCCCGCCGCTGATGCTGGCCACCGAAACCAAATTCGTTTCGGACCTGTACGTCATCCTGCTGAAGAAGGAAGTCCGGTTCAAGCTGAAATACGGTCAGAATTACTACGATTTTGACGACGGCCTCATGGCCTTTATGGCCCCTGGGCAGGTTATTTCGCTGGAAAATGAAGAGGGGAATCCGGTCGAGGGCTGGCT includes:
- a CDS encoding oxidoreductase — translated: MSTTRKVILVTGASAGIGKEFVKVLLADGHTVYGAARRVENMMDIQQLGAKVLPLDVTNDESMVQTVQTVLTEQGRIDVLINSAGFGLNAAFEDVSMADARYQFEVNVFGLARLSQLVLPAMRQQQAGKIINISSIAGRMPSPFAAWYHASKHAVEAISDSMRIELQPFGIQVVLIEPGSVKSEWGGIAIDNALKHSGNGPYQDMVRGYVATVRDMDARASEPAVIARLVKKAIDSRRPRIRYVGGFMAKPLLLIHKLLPARLFDALLASQIKPKKP